One Methylophaga marina DNA window includes the following coding sequences:
- a CDS encoding response regulator, whose product MCTDLKNEHVIKKILIIEDEPQIRQFLRISLEAQTYDVSLAVTAKEAIAFSESLHCDLIILDLGLPDRDGQDVIRILRKQTQAPIIVLSVRASEDEKVRALDSGANDYVTKPFGISELMARVRALIRIHDNQPRPHAIIHVDNLTVNTQTREVWLDDHSIHLSRKEFALLYELIATPGRILTHQQLLKQIWGEHFMTETHYLRILVGHLRQKLNDDPMQPKFIITVQGVGYRFKF is encoded by the coding sequence TTGTGTACGGACCTCAAGAATGAGCATGTCATCAAAAAAATTCTGATTATCGAAGATGAACCACAGATCAGGCAATTTTTACGAATCAGTCTAGAGGCCCAAACCTATGATGTCTCTTTGGCTGTTACTGCCAAAGAAGCGATTGCCTTCTCTGAGTCGCTGCATTGTGATCTCATTATCCTCGATCTGGGACTACCCGATAGAGATGGTCAGGATGTTATCCGGATATTGAGAAAACAAACTCAAGCTCCGATAATTGTGTTGTCTGTAAGAGCGAGTGAAGATGAAAAAGTCCGAGCACTTGATTCAGGTGCCAATGATTATGTGACCAAACCTTTTGGTATCAGTGAGCTCATGGCCAGAGTACGGGCATTGATACGGATTCATGATAATCAGCCAAGACCCCATGCGATTATCCATGTTGATAATTTAACAGTGAACACGCAAACTCGAGAAGTCTGGTTAGATGACCACAGTATTCACCTATCACGCAAAGAGTTTGCCCTGTTGTATGAGCTGATAGCGACACCAGGTCGGATTCTGACGCATCAACAATTACTCAAGCAAATTTGGGGCGAACATTTTATGACCGAAACCCATTATTTGCGGATTTTAGTGGGACATCTTCGGCAGAAGTTGAATGACGACCCTATGCAGCCTAAATTTATCATTACCGTTCAGGGTGTTGGTTACCGTTTCAAATTTTAA
- the dacB gene encoding D-alanyl-D-alanine carboxypeptidase/D-alanyl-D-alanine endopeptidase has protein sequence MLTHLVNIIFLLFLLSSVSVQATTLTVDGLANKNTPKATDVAFHLIDMKTGKTLIAQREDQLQPPASLQKLVTALAAKLYLKDDFRFVTRLERNKEDVIIRFSGDPNFSSDDLDGLFKTLRANQSVIKGNLYINGAAFDDYERAIGLPWDNLGVCYSAPSSSISIDKNCAMGNLYVKPGASKAQVLLSAKKPINIDTSSLQIIKTTVSDDDYCQMKLLADEQNHYQIGGCINEASLPVKLKFALQNTTAYAKSSIEEALNKAGIQLKGKIIRDDNKNGAVITEHQSAPLDVLIRQMLKRSDNLIADNILKTIGHQFYKQSGSYENGIAALQHILKQQANIDLSHAMLVDGSGLSRNNRLSASQLIQVVSYIFKHPELGLISDLPVSGESGTLAFRSSVNKPPLKGQIQAKTGTLYGTYNLAGKIRTKSNRDLLFVQIVTNFHPADEKQSRWPVMKFEKSLYESIYQRF, from the coding sequence ATGCTTACCCATTTAGTTAACATCATTTTTCTGCTTTTTTTGCTTAGCAGCGTGAGTGTACAGGCGACAACTTTAACCGTGGATGGTTTAGCAAATAAGAACACGCCTAAGGCAACGGATGTCGCTTTCCATTTAATTGATATGAAAACCGGTAAAACCCTGATTGCTCAGCGTGAAGATCAGTTACAGCCCCCAGCGAGTTTACAAAAGTTAGTCACTGCCCTCGCGGCAAAACTCTATCTGAAAGATGACTTTCGTTTTGTAACACGCCTTGAACGGAATAAAGAGGATGTCATTATACGCTTCAGTGGCGATCCTAACTTTAGCTCAGATGACCTGGATGGATTATTTAAAACCCTGCGAGCAAATCAGTCGGTTATCAAAGGTAATCTATATATTAATGGTGCCGCTTTTGATGATTACGAACGGGCCATCGGGCTTCCATGGGATAACCTTGGTGTTTGTTATAGCGCCCCTTCCAGCAGTATTTCCATTGATAAAAACTGTGCCATGGGCAATTTATATGTCAAACCTGGTGCAAGCAAAGCACAAGTATTACTGTCAGCTAAAAAGCCCATCAATATCGATACCTCATCGCTACAAATTATCAAAACAACCGTGAGTGATGATGATTACTGTCAGATGAAATTACTCGCTGATGAACAGAATCACTATCAAATCGGTGGCTGCATCAATGAAGCATCACTACCAGTGAAATTGAAGTTTGCTTTGCAAAACACCACAGCCTATGCAAAATCGTCTATTGAAGAAGCGTTAAATAAAGCCGGTATTCAGTTAAAAGGAAAAATCATCCGAGATGACAACAAAAATGGCGCCGTCATCACGGAACATCAATCAGCACCGCTGGATGTACTTATCAGACAAATGCTCAAGCGTTCAGATAATCTTATTGCTGACAATATCTTAAAAACAATTGGTCATCAGTTTTATAAACAATCTGGTAGCTACGAAAATGGTATTGCGGCACTGCAGCACATACTCAAACAACAGGCGAATATTGATCTCAGCCATGCCATGTTAGTGGATGGTTCTGGTCTGTCCAGAAATAACAGGTTGTCAGCTTCACAACTGATACAAGTGGTGTCTTATATATTCAAACATCCTGAACTCGGCCTGATTAGTGATCTACCCGTGTCAGGTGAGAGTGGCACACTGGCCTTCAGAAGCAGTGTGAATAAACCGCCCTTAAAAGGTCAGATACAAGCCAAGACCGGTACGCTCTATGGTACATACAATTTAGCGGGTAAGATTCGCACAAAAAGTAACCGGGACTTGCTATTCGTTCAAATCGTCACTAATTTTCACCCTGCGGATGAAAAACAGTCACGCTGGCCCGTGATGAAATTTGAAAAGTCGTTGTATGAGTCGATTTATCAACGTTTCTAA
- the ettA gene encoding energy-dependent translational throttle protein EttA: protein MAQYVYSMNRVGKIVPPKREILKDISLSFFPGAKIGVLGLNGSGKSSLLRIMAGIDQDYIGEARPMPDLNIGYLPQEPELDDSKTVREVVEEAVSDVKGALDELDAIYAAYADPDADFDALAKKQAELENLIQAKDGHNLENALERAADALRLPAWETPVSVLSGGERRRVALCRLLLDHPDMLLLDEPTNHLDAESIAWIERFLQEYPGTVVAITHDRYFLDNAAGWILELDRGRGIPYEGNYSSWLEQKDQRLQQEAKEEASHQKAIKAELEWVKQGAKGRQTKSKARLKSFEEMNSREFQKRNETQEIYIPPGPRLGDKVIELNNVTKSYGEKLLFENLSLSIPAGAIVGIIGPNGAGKSTLFRMISGEEQPDSGEIEIGSTVELAYVNQSRELDGKKTVFEEISDGADVITVGNYQTPSRAYCGRFNFKGSDQQKFVKDLSGGERNRLHMAKLLKSGGNVLLLDEPTNDLDVETLRALEEAILAFPGSAVVISHDRWFLDRICTHIIAYEGDSSVVFFEGNYSEYAEDYAKRFGKDHQPERIKYRRIG, encoded by the coding sequence ATGGCTCAGTACGTATACAGTATGAATCGGGTGGGCAAAATTGTTCCGCCAAAACGAGAAATACTTAAAGATATTTCTTTATCCTTTTTCCCTGGCGCAAAAATCGGGGTGCTTGGCCTGAACGGTTCAGGTAAATCAAGTCTGCTTCGTATTATGGCGGGCATCGATCAAGATTACATTGGTGAAGCACGTCCAATGCCTGACTTGAATATCGGTTACTTACCTCAGGAACCCGAACTGGATGACAGCAAAACCGTGCGCGAAGTAGTTGAGGAAGCCGTCTCCGATGTGAAAGGTGCGCTCGATGAACTTGATGCTATTTATGCTGCCTATGCCGATCCTGATGCCGACTTTGATGCCTTAGCCAAGAAACAGGCTGAATTAGAAAATCTGATTCAGGCAAAAGATGGGCATAATCTTGAAAATGCTTTGGAACGTGCAGCTGACGCCTTACGTCTCCCAGCATGGGAGACACCTGTTTCAGTCTTATCCGGTGGTGAACGTCGTCGCGTTGCCTTATGTCGATTATTGCTCGACCATCCTGATATGCTACTTCTTGATGAGCCAACCAACCATTTAGATGCGGAATCCATTGCCTGGATTGAGCGGTTCTTACAGGAATACCCTGGCACCGTGGTTGCCATCACCCATGATCGCTACTTCCTGGATAATGCAGCAGGCTGGATTTTGGAGCTTGATCGTGGTCGTGGCATTCCATATGAAGGCAACTACTCTTCATGGTTGGAGCAAAAAGACCAGCGCTTGCAACAAGAAGCTAAAGAAGAAGCGTCTCACCAAAAAGCCATTAAGGCAGAACTGGAATGGGTCAAACAAGGGGCAAAAGGTCGTCAGACTAAATCAAAAGCCCGTCTGAAATCATTTGAAGAAATGAATTCACGTGAATTCCAGAAACGCAATGAAACACAGGAAATTTATATTCCACCCGGTCCACGCCTGGGTGATAAAGTCATTGAACTCAATAACGTGACAAAATCTTACGGTGAGAAGCTGCTCTTTGAAAACCTGAGCTTATCGATTCCAGCAGGTGCCATTGTCGGTATTATCGGTCCTAACGGGGCGGGTAAATCGACCCTCTTCCGCATGATTTCTGGTGAAGAACAACCAGACTCTGGAGAAATCGAAATTGGCAGTACCGTTGAGTTAGCCTATGTGAATCAGTCACGTGAGCTGGATGGTAAAAAAACCGTGTTTGAAGAGATTTCTGATGGTGCTGATGTGATTACCGTCGGAAATTATCAAACACCCTCTCGCGCTTATTGCGGCCGTTTCAACTTCAAAGGCTCAGATCAGCAGAAGTTTGTTAAAGATTTATCGGGTGGTGAACGTAACCGTCTGCATATGGCAAAACTGCTTAAGTCTGGTGGTAATGTGTTATTGCTTGACGAGCCCACCAATGATCTTGATGTAGAAACACTTCGTGCCCTAGAAGAAGCCATTCTTGCATTCCCTGGTTCTGCCGTCGTGATATCGCATGATCGTTGGTTCCTTGACAGAATATGTACACACATCATTGCCTATGAGGGTGACTCTTCGGTTGTCTTCTTTGAGGGGAACTATAGTGAGTATGCTGAGGATTATGCGAAACGTTTTGGCAAAGACCATCAACCTGAACGTATCAAATACCGTCGTATTGGTTAA
- a CDS encoding sirohydrochlorin chelatase, with product MKALLIIAHGSRRQASNDEVKKIATQIREHGQHDFDIVESAFLELASPLIPEGIEHCVKSGAKQIVVSPYFLNSGKHVTEDIPEIIAEVKAAHPDIIIEVTPHVGSSPIMLDLILKTASGS from the coding sequence ATGAAAGCGTTACTCATTATTGCTCATGGCAGCCGTCGACAAGCATCAAATGATGAAGTGAAAAAGATTGCTACACAAATAAGAGAACACGGACAACATGACTTTGATATTGTCGAATCTGCTTTTTTGGAGTTGGCTTCTCCCCTTATCCCTGAGGGTATAGAACACTGTGTAAAATCAGGCGCTAAACAGATTGTTGTTTCACCTTATTTTCTAAACTCGGGCAAACATGTCACGGAAGACATTCCAGAGATCATTGCAGAAGTCAAAGCGGCGCACCCAGACATCATTATTGAGGTCACACCTCACGTAGGCTCCTCACCTATTATGCTTGATCTGATACTAAAAACAGCATCAGGCTCATAA
- a CDS encoding DUF5020 family protein has product MSHRCLYLIIFLLSSSISFAEDRPKWRASNIQFLYGNQYELGPSSRESITIEHASSWQFGESYFFTNVFNRSDTSTEFYAEFYPRLTWKALTARPLPLTLFDDISIVAGINAGNLPKSDPFKAYLLGAGVKFKTSVFDYLKLDVMAFKAEHLETTGIQVSPIWGMTFDIAQHRFLFKGFIDWQSAEATGGHASLLAQPQLLIDVGHYWQHDNQFYAGIEYSYWYNKFGLDGVIESVPQVMFLLPF; this is encoded by the coding sequence ATGTCACACCGCTGTTTGTACCTGATCATTTTTTTATTATCGTCATCGATATCATTCGCCGAAGACAGACCTAAGTGGCGTGCCAGCAATATTCAGTTTTTATATGGTAATCAATATGAACTGGGCCCCTCATCAAGAGAGTCAATAACAATTGAACATGCGTCATCGTGGCAGTTCGGAGAGAGTTATTTTTTCACCAATGTCTTTAATCGTTCTGATACAAGTACTGAATTCTATGCAGAGTTTTATCCCCGTCTTACCTGGAAGGCCCTAACAGCACGGCCACTCCCTCTCACTCTATTTGATGATATCTCTATTGTTGCTGGTATCAATGCAGGTAATTTACCCAAATCAGACCCGTTCAAGGCTTATCTGCTGGGTGCCGGTGTCAAGTTTAAAACGTCTGTATTTGACTATCTCAAATTAGATGTTATGGCTTTTAAAGCCGAACACCTTGAAACCACTGGCATACAAGTTTCTCCAATTTGGGGAATGACTTTTGATATTGCTCAACATCGCTTTTTATTTAAAGGCTTTATTGACTGGCAAAGTGCTGAAGCGACAGGCGGGCATGCCAGTCTGTTGGCTCAACCTCAACTACTCATTGATGTCGGTCATTACTGGCAACATGACAATCAATTCTATGCAGGTATAGAGTATTCATACTGGTACAATAAATTTGGACTTGATGGTGTGATTGAGTCTGTTCCACAAGTTATGTTCTTACTTCCCTTCTAA
- a CDS encoding sensor histidine kinase, producing the protein MKQLYAWIYVYRSYLLILLIGSMATAYLMLQEMHEIDVQREQIASAFIAKHASSLQSTLSERLSSLESLNAFVIENAHYNLQVKEDEQQFQKRFDRFANQLHQSVDGFLSLQLAPQGVIRYLTGPENNKKALGYDLFKDDARREQIISAIYLYEQVITGPINLIQGGSAIIARKAIFSKLSPNSSSDRLVDHHLLADTNLKPRNDFWGLATILFTTESLLNEAGLLDSDMNGFELALKGRHGLGEDGEVFWGQAAIFDKPDHISPIHFRSGSWLLAVKNTSTYPIARVLNFAALGTLLTITLLVAVYMRQRNRSAKQRETAKDAFLAMVSHELRSPLNGVIGLTSLLNKTALDTEQRQLVESLSISSKQLSSIIGDILDFSKISAGKLELDYQAVNLASTIEDCVRITTPLAEQKDLPITVNIAPVLMEQLIMTDEIRLKQIVLNLLNNAVKFTQSGSIKVDIDAIENFGQQRLIIKVTDTGVGMSAKQMTGLFEHFNQLDQTTNRKYGGTGLGLAISKSLAVLMDGDIHVQSSINKGSSFTLDLPLSLVEKTRQRVKRPILLLKTKFLSYLFLSLTILK; encoded by the coding sequence ATGAAACAACTTTATGCTTGGATATACGTCTATCGCAGTTACCTATTAATTTTACTGATAGGCAGCATGGCCACTGCGTATTTGATGCTGCAAGAAATGCATGAAATTGATGTACAAAGAGAACAAATCGCCAGTGCCTTTATCGCAAAACACGCATCATCATTACAAAGTACATTATCAGAACGTTTATCGAGCCTGGAATCCTTAAACGCATTTGTGATTGAAAATGCACACTATAATCTGCAAGTGAAAGAAGATGAGCAACAATTCCAAAAGCGCTTCGATCGTTTTGCCAATCAGCTTCACCAATCCGTAGATGGTTTTTTGAGCTTACAACTAGCACCACAAGGTGTTATTCGTTATTTAACTGGGCCTGAAAATAACAAAAAAGCATTAGGCTATGATTTATTTAAAGATGATGCTCGGAGAGAGCAGATCATCAGTGCTATTTATTTATACGAACAAGTCATAACCGGACCAATAAACCTGATTCAAGGCGGTAGCGCTATCATCGCCCGCAAGGCCATCTTTAGTAAATTATCGCCAAATTCATCCTCCGATAGGCTTGTTGATCATCACCTGTTAGCTGACACAAACCTTAAACCAAGGAATGATTTTTGGGGCTTGGCAACGATTCTTTTTACAACGGAAAGCTTACTCAATGAAGCGGGCTTACTCGACTCAGACATGAATGGCTTTGAATTGGCGTTAAAAGGCAGGCATGGCTTGGGTGAAGATGGCGAAGTATTCTGGGGACAAGCGGCTATTTTTGATAAGCCCGATCATATATCGCCTATCCATTTTCGTTCCGGTAGTTGGCTGCTTGCAGTCAAAAATACCAGCACTTACCCCATTGCTAGAGTGCTTAACTTTGCTGCACTTGGCACGCTATTGACGATTACCTTACTTGTGGCGGTATACATGCGGCAAAGAAATCGCTCCGCCAAACAACGTGAAACAGCTAAAGATGCTTTTTTAGCCATGGTAAGTCATGAGCTTCGTTCACCGTTAAATGGTGTTATCGGTTTGACGAGTTTGTTAAATAAAACAGCGTTAGATACAGAACAACGTCAACTGGTTGAATCATTATCAATCAGCTCCAAACAACTCTCCTCTATCATTGGCGACATACTGGACTTTTCAAAAATATCAGCCGGGAAGTTAGAGCTTGACTATCAAGCCGTTAATCTAGCCAGCACTATTGAGGATTGTGTACGTATTACTACCCCACTGGCCGAGCAAAAAGATTTACCTATTACGGTGAATATCGCACCGGTTCTTATGGAACAACTCATCATGACCGATGAGATCCGTCTGAAACAGATTGTTCTTAATTTGCTCAACAATGCTGTCAAGTTTACTCAATCAGGAAGTATTAAAGTCGATATCGATGCTATTGAAAATTTTGGACAGCAACGGTTAATCATAAAAGTCACGGATACTGGCGTAGGGATGAGTGCTAAACAGATGACAGGGTTATTTGAACACTTCAATCAACTGGACCAGACGACAAACCGTAAATATGGCGGAACAGGCTTAGGACTGGCTATATCTAAAAGTCTAGCCGTGTTGATGGACGGTGATATTCATGTGCAAAGCAGCATCAATAAAGGCTCCTCTTTCACGCTCGATTTACCCCTATCGTTGGTAGAAAAAACCAGACAGAGAGTGAAACGCCCCATCTTGCTATTGAAAACAAAATTTCTCAGCTATCTATTCTTGTCGTTGACGATCTTGAAATGA
- a CDS encoding response regulator: MMQMIIKKLGGDAALAENGIEAINLQNEHHYDLIFMDWQMPDCDGVEATKRIRKHFNNNNPWIVALTANASTTDKQEAIESGMNDYLLKPVSVEDIQQAFERYFALADTE, from the coding sequence ATGATGCAAATGATTATCAAAAAACTGGGTGGGGATGCCGCATTAGCAGAAAACGGGATTGAAGCCATTAATCTGCAAAATGAACATCACTACGATCTCATCTTTATGGATTGGCAGATGCCGGATTGTGATGGTGTTGAAGCGACCAAACGCATCAGAAAACACTTCAACAATAATAATCCCTGGATTGTGGCACTAACTGCTAATGCTTCAACGACAGATAAGCAAGAAGCAATTGAGTCGGGCATGAATGATTATCTTCTTAAACCGGTCAGTGTAGAAGATATACAGCAGGCATTTGAACGTTATTTTGCTCTAGCCGATACAGAATAA
- a CDS encoding Hpt domain-containing protein — protein MERETTHALWDREGAYNRLLNDEALLQKMMQMFLDNVEKAMSVLESALSQKDFVSIKAHAHKLKGSAAAVGALRVVDDCIAIEEAANATDIERIESEMSLLKNDISDIQLTMTDYLNHNTT, from the coding sequence ATGGAGAGAGAAACCACACACGCACTATGGGACCGTGAAGGTGCTTACAACAGATTACTGAATGATGAAGCCCTACTACAAAAGATGATGCAGATGTTTTTAGATAATGTTGAAAAAGCGATGTCTGTACTGGAGTCGGCACTATCACAGAAAGACTTCGTATCCATAAAAGCCCATGCACACAAATTAAAAGGCAGTGCAGCTGCAGTAGGTGCTTTAAGAGTTGTAGATGATTGTATTGCCATTGAAGAAGCTGCTAATGCGACTGATATCGAAAGAATTGAAAGTGAGATGTCATTGTTAAAGAACGATATATCAGATATCCAGTTGACCATGACTGATTACCTCAACCACAATACCACCTAG
- a CDS encoding GGDEF domain-containing response regulator has product MKVLIADDDEVSRLTLSSLLKGYGCELHVTKDGHEAMAVINQTEAPELIFLDWNMPGINGVEITSLIRQNLIDSPPYVIIVSSNNKKEQIIEALAAGADDFITKPIDGLFLKAKYAVAERILRVQDRLINTNKMLEKLAYYDELTGVMNRRAGFVAVDIEIERCIRKNEFLAVALLDIDHFKHINDYFGHPEGDKVLKQLSKHVQQTLRPYDVLCRYGGEEFLIAACLKKRDESELLFERIRSTVEKMDMEFNQAIDVTTSIGVCIHQPSQHSKVANLIKQADEALYEAKGAGRNKIVTVQN; this is encoded by the coding sequence ATGAAAGTCTTAATTGCTGATGATGATGAAGTGAGTCGTCTCACACTCTCTTCCCTACTTAAAGGTTATGGCTGTGAGTTACACGTTACCAAAGACGGTCACGAGGCCATGGCTGTCATCAATCAAACTGAAGCACCTGAATTAATCTTTCTCGACTGGAATATGCCAGGTATTAATGGCGTTGAGATTACCAGCCTAATTCGTCAAAACCTGATCGACTCTCCTCCTTACGTTATTATTGTTTCTTCAAACAATAAAAAAGAACAGATTATTGAAGCCTTGGCTGCAGGCGCGGATGACTTTATCACCAAACCCATCGATGGCCTCTTTTTAAAAGCAAAATATGCTGTAGCCGAGCGCATTCTGCGAGTGCAGGATCGCTTAATCAATACAAACAAAATGCTTGAAAAACTTGCGTATTATGATGAACTAACCGGTGTAATGAACCGTCGTGCTGGCTTCGTTGCTGTAGATATTGAGATAGAACGGTGTATTAGAAAGAACGAATTTCTGGCAGTGGCTTTACTTGATATTGATCATTTCAAACACATTAACGACTACTTCGGCCACCCGGAAGGCGATAAAGTGCTTAAACAATTAAGTAAACACGTTCAACAAACTTTACGTCCATATGATGTATTGTGTCGCTATGGTGGAGAAGAGTTTCTTATCGCTGCCTGTTTAAAGAAACGTGATGAAAGTGAGCTGCTTTTTGAACGAATCCGATCTACTGTTGAAAAGATGGATATGGAATTCAATCAAGCTATCGATGTGACAACGAGCATTGGCGTTTGTATTCACCAGCCAAGTCAGCACTCTAAGGTTGCTAATCTTATTAAACAAGCAGACGAAGCCCTTTATGAGGCGAAAGGCGCTGGGCGTAATAAGATTGTTACCGTTCAGAATTAA
- a CDS encoding arylesterase produces MRQINRKWTFLLLIIALVFLQACSDEKQKFELTDSAVILAFGDSLTFGTGANPEQSYPAQLAKLTGRTVINAGVPGEISEKALERLPELLNKHHPQLVILCHGGNDLLRKLNVGELESNLGKMVDLIQQSGADVLLVSVPKPGLLMQASPVYQRVAEAKGVAIEDSIIAKVEAEIEWKSDPIHPNAIGYKKIAEQLALWID; encoded by the coding sequence ATGAGACAGATAAATAGAAAATGGACATTTCTTTTATTAATCATCGCGCTTGTATTCCTTCAAGCTTGTTCAGATGAAAAACAGAAATTTGAACTCACCGATTCCGCTGTCATATTAGCGTTTGGTGATAGCCTGACGTTTGGCACTGGCGCTAACCCTGAACAAAGTTATCCTGCTCAACTTGCAAAGCTTACTGGTCGAACCGTTATTAACGCTGGTGTGCCCGGTGAGATAAGTGAGAAGGCACTGGAGCGATTGCCTGAATTGTTAAATAAACATCATCCTCAACTGGTGATTTTATGTCATGGTGGCAATGACTTATTGAGAAAGCTGAATGTAGGCGAACTGGAATCAAACCTGGGCAAGATGGTTGATCTCATCCAGCAAAGTGGTGCTGATGTACTTTTAGTCTCGGTGCCTAAACCGGGGTTATTGATGCAAGCTTCACCAGTCTACCAACGTGTAGCTGAAGCTAAGGGCGTTGCCATTGAAGACAGCATCATCGCAAAGGTTGAAGCTGAAATAGAATGGAAATCGGATCCGATTCATCCTAATGCCATCGGTTATAAAAAGATTGCAGAGCAACTCGCCCTCTGGATTGATTAA
- a CDS encoding PilZ domain-containing protein produces the protein MASNPRKGILSLKITDQNMLYHSYMPYVKNGGLFIPTTKSYQLGEEVFILLSLMDEAEKLPVAGTIVWITPRGAQGNQAAGIGVHFSDIDGSAAVVRGKIENYLVDKLKSDKATYTM, from the coding sequence ATGGCTTCTAATCCAAGAAAAGGCATTTTGTCACTGAAAATTACCGATCAGAATATGCTGTATCACTCTTATATGCCTTATGTAAAAAATGGTGGTTTGTTTATTCCCACAACCAAAAGCTATCAGCTCGGTGAAGAGGTATTTATTCTTTTGTCACTGATGGATGAGGCAGAAAAGTTACCGGTGGCGGGAACTATCGTCTGGATAACACCACGTGGTGCTCAAGGTAATCAGGCAGCCGGTATTGGTGTCCATTTCAGTGATATTGACGGGAGTGCTGCTGTTGTCAGAGGTAAGATTGAAAACTATTTAGTCGATAAGCTTAAATCAGATAAAGCCACTTATACCATGTAA
- a CDS encoding DNA replication protein, which yields MKTELYPWHQLAWQHIVSLYQSKRMPHALLLNGIYGLDNDVLANKLTKSLLCLNPTEDFESCNTCHSCQLFSAESHPDHTVLKPEEAGKQIKVDQIRQLKDLQSLMPKVSPAKTVIIQQADHMNTNAFNSLLKLLEEPQDNTILILVASSLHRLPITIKSRCQTITISRPEYALAAEWLQSQSDWNQQEIETVLKLAHGGPVAALDIGEEGIEQSKQVFRGMAALMRAEANPVQLASQWQAFDLISVLHQLQAMIQTKLASLLDGKEQLESHLLKHYWAISDCIIHTMKLLSSQNNLNKTLLLEDLMVSIMQHARQIQQHQQ from the coding sequence ATGAAAACAGAGCTATATCCCTGGCATCAGCTTGCTTGGCAACATATTGTTTCACTTTATCAGTCTAAACGAATGCCTCATGCTCTTTTGCTAAACGGAATCTATGGACTAGACAATGATGTGCTTGCCAACAAGCTGACTAAAAGTCTGTTATGTCTAAATCCGACGGAGGACTTTGAGAGCTGCAATACTTGTCATAGCTGTCAGTTATTTTCAGCAGAAAGTCATCCAGATCATACTGTTCTAAAGCCAGAGGAGGCCGGTAAGCAGATAAAAGTCGATCAAATCCGGCAGCTGAAAGATTTACAGTCCTTAATGCCTAAGGTTTCTCCAGCTAAAACTGTTATTATCCAGCAAGCAGATCATATGAATACCAATGCTTTTAACAGTTTGTTAAAGCTGCTTGAGGAACCGCAGGATAATACCATCCTAATTCTGGTGGCCAGCTCGCTCCACAGACTTCCAATAACGATAAAAAGCCGTTGTCAAACGATTACTATCTCACGACCAGAATATGCTCTGGCTGCTGAATGGTTACAGAGCCAATCCGACTGGAATCAGCAGGAGATTGAGACTGTGCTGAAACTGGCTCATGGTGGGCCAGTAGCTGCACTAGATATAGGTGAAGAAGGGATTGAGCAGAGCAAACAGGTTTTTCGAGGTATGGCAGCATTAATGCGTGCTGAAGCCAATCCTGTGCAACTCGCCTCTCAATGGCAAGCGTTTGATCTGATTTCTGTGTTACATCAATTACAAGCCATGATACAAACCAAACTGGCTTCACTGTTAGATGGAAAAGAGCAGCTAGAATCCCATCTCCTCAAGCATTATTGGGCTATTTCAGATTGCATCATCCATACAATGAAGTTACTATCCTCTCAGAATAACCTAAATAAAACCTTACTTTTAGAAGATTTGATGGTGTCGATTATGCAACATGCACGTCAGATTCAGCAGCATCAACAATAA